Proteins encoded in a region of the Variovorax sp. PAMC 28711 genome:
- a CDS encoding AMP nucleosidase, translating to MPYMPAFIAPARFTDAAAALAQVRSIYDGGLQHLRDTMQRFVAGESLPGRVRACYPFVRVHTHTSARKTPPANAGLSYGFVAGPGRYETTLTRPDLFAAYYLEQFRLLLENHEVELEVGTSTQPIPIHFSFAENDHIEGTMATERRALMRDVFDLPDLHAMDDGIANGTYEAKSGEAQPLALFTAARVDYSLHRLRHYTGTVPEWFQNFVLFTNYQFYIDEFVRLGHEAMADEHSEYIAFVEPGNVVTRRRGLTAGASKVFGQLLDGTQGMAPPRLPQMPAYHLVREDRTGITMVNIGVGPANAKTITDHVAVLRPHAWMMLGHCAGLRPSQQLGDYVLAHAYVREDHVLDEELPLWVPIPALSEIQLALERAVAEVTGLGGPELKTLMRTGTVASTDNRNWELLPNNTPQRRFSQSRAVALDMESATIAANGFRFRVPYGTLLCVSDKPLHGEIKLPGMANHFYRERVEQHLRIGMTAVDILRSEGSSKLHSRKLRSFAEVAFQ from the coding sequence ATGCCTTACATGCCCGCCTTCATCGCGCCCGCCCGTTTCACCGATGCCGCCGCGGCACTCGCCCAGGTGCGCAGCATCTACGACGGCGGGCTGCAGCATCTGCGCGACACCATGCAGCGCTTCGTGGCCGGCGAAAGCCTGCCGGGCCGCGTGCGCGCCTGTTACCCGTTCGTGCGGGTGCACACCCATACGTCGGCGCGCAAGACGCCGCCCGCCAACGCCGGCCTGAGCTACGGCTTCGTCGCCGGACCGGGCCGCTACGAGACGACGCTGACCCGGCCTGACCTGTTCGCCGCGTACTACCTTGAACAGTTCCGCTTGCTGCTCGAGAACCACGAGGTCGAGCTCGAGGTCGGCACCAGCACGCAGCCGATCCCCATCCACTTTTCCTTCGCGGAGAACGACCACATCGAAGGCACCATGGCCACCGAACGCCGTGCGCTGATGCGCGATGTGTTTGACCTGCCCGACCTGCACGCGATGGACGACGGCATCGCCAACGGCACCTACGAAGCGAAGTCGGGCGAGGCGCAGCCGCTGGCGCTGTTCACCGCCGCGCGCGTCGACTATTCGCTGCACCGCCTGCGCCACTACACGGGCACGGTGCCCGAGTGGTTCCAGAATTTCGTGCTGTTCACCAACTACCAGTTCTACATCGACGAATTCGTGCGGCTCGGCCACGAGGCGATGGCGGACGAGCACAGCGAATACATCGCCTTCGTCGAGCCCGGTAACGTGGTCACGCGGCGGCGCGGACTGACGGCTGGCGCGAGCAAGGTGTTCGGCCAACTGCTCGACGGCACGCAGGGCATGGCCCCGCCGCGATTGCCGCAGATGCCCGCCTACCACCTGGTGCGCGAAGACCGCACGGGCATCACGATGGTGAACATCGGCGTCGGCCCGGCCAATGCCAAGACCATCACCGACCACGTCGCGGTGCTGCGTCCGCACGCCTGGATGATGCTCGGCCACTGCGCCGGCCTGCGCCCGAGCCAGCAGCTCGGCGACTACGTGCTGGCCCACGCCTATGTGCGCGAAGACCATGTGCTGGACGAAGAATTGCCGCTCTGGGTGCCGATCCCGGCGCTGTCGGAAATCCAGCTTGCGCTCGAGCGCGCGGTGGCCGAGGTGACCGGCCTGGGGGGTCCGGAGCTCAAGACCCTCATGCGCACCGGCACCGTGGCGAGCACCGACAACCGCAACTGGGAACTGCTGCCCAACAACACGCCGCAGCGCCGTTTCAGCCAGAGCCGCGCGGTCGCGCTCGACATGGAAAGCGCGACCATCGCCGCCAACGGCTTCCGCTTCCGGGTGCCCTACGGCACGCTGCTGTGCGTGAGCGACAAGCCGCTGCACGGCGAGATCAAGCTGCCCGGCATGGCCAATCATTTCTACCGCGAGCGCGTCGAGCAGCACCTGCGCATCGGCATGACCGCCGTCGACATCCTGCGCAGCGAAGGGTCGAGCAAGCTGCACAGCCGGAAGCTGCGCAGCTTCGCGGAAGTGGCGTTCCAGTGA
- a CDS encoding FkbM family methyltransferase, producing the protein MTLENVADDPLVAVCTNGRRIHVAANDLRGVRLRECAGNLNPLSLKAWQRLAASAWTDIVDVGANYGEMLLNIDVPLAVRCVAVEPNPLLAALLRRSIADAGLEIPVVEKALGRADGTLPLLVDETWSGLSKLGAEPHAESQGHTVRSLDVAVTTLAALIDDGTPLKEKRVLVKLDVEGWECDVLRGLHGVGDALADLVIFLEVHHLGQADIDWLVSRFQPEVFDPATGAFTPIQGDGRRLAAVLATRAFHSQDIALRRRPQR; encoded by the coding sequence GTGACTCTCGAAAATGTTGCCGATGATCCCCTGGTCGCCGTGTGCACCAACGGACGACGCATCCATGTGGCGGCCAACGACCTGCGTGGCGTGCGGCTGCGCGAGTGCGCTGGGAACCTGAACCCCCTGTCCCTCAAGGCATGGCAACGGCTGGCGGCCTCCGCGTGGACCGACATCGTCGATGTCGGCGCGAACTACGGCGAAATGCTGCTCAACATCGATGTTCCTCTGGCCGTACGATGCGTAGCGGTCGAACCCAATCCGTTGCTCGCGGCCTTGCTCCGGCGCTCGATCGCCGACGCGGGGCTGGAAATCCCGGTCGTCGAGAAGGCGCTCGGCAGAGCCGATGGCACGCTGCCCCTGCTCGTGGACGAAACATGGTCCGGATTGAGCAAGCTCGGGGCGGAACCTCATGCCGAAAGCCAAGGCCATACCGTCAGAAGCCTGGATGTGGCGGTCACCACGCTGGCCGCATTGATCGACGACGGCACACCTCTCAAGGAAAAGCGAGTGCTGGTCAAGCTGGACGTGGAGGGCTGGGAGTGCGATGTCCTTCGCGGCCTTCATGGCGTTGGCGACGCGCTGGCCGACCTTGTCATCTTTCTCGAAGTCCATCACCTGGGACAGGCGGACATCGACTGGCTCGTGAGCCGCTTCCAGCCGGAGGTGTTTGATCCCGCCACCGGCGCCTTCACCCCGATCCAAGGCGACGGAAGACGTCTGGCCGCCGTGCTGGCGACCCGCGCCTTCCACTCGCAAGACATCGCCCTGCGGCGCAGACCTCAACGCTAG
- a CDS encoding DUF616 domain-containing protein: MNIPSKFCVYTLLIGDYEALNEQPMALESDIPFICLTDNPLLTSESWTIVQVSTAFPMDPIRSQRILKTCPHWIPALSEFDRSLYIDNSVILREAPERFVGSLEAASGIGLPTHSFRNTVHDEFIEVARVGFDDQNRIFEQLNHYLATGDAALEERPHWTAILLRDHRNDKVRRAMESWMFHVLRYSRRDQLSFNTAMRSVGLVPDRWEIDNHDSFFHTWPHTPQRERFAGPRNPLTSFMPPQTQLAQLRHELESTQAKLQVAQVELDGSRQEANGFLDGITARARQLDQVQAMVDRQRTDAEHAAQRFATLQAATTDQMRALEEMLAAVHASTSWRVTGPLRRIKRWLRRV, translated from the coding sequence ATGAACATTCCTTCCAAATTTTGTGTCTACACGTTGCTGATCGGCGACTATGAAGCGCTGAACGAACAGCCCATGGCACTGGAATCGGACATTCCGTTCATCTGCCTGACCGACAACCCGCTGCTCACGAGCGAGAGCTGGACCATTGTCCAGGTGTCCACTGCGTTTCCGATGGATCCGATTCGCAGCCAGCGCATCCTGAAAACATGCCCTCACTGGATCCCGGCCCTGTCGGAATTCGATCGATCGCTCTACATCGACAACTCGGTGATCTTGCGCGAGGCGCCGGAGCGATTCGTCGGAAGCCTGGAAGCTGCCAGCGGTATCGGTCTTCCGACCCACAGCTTCAGGAACACGGTTCACGACGAATTCATCGAGGTGGCGCGGGTTGGCTTCGACGACCAGAACCGGATCTTCGAGCAGTTGAACCACTACCTGGCCACCGGGGATGCCGCACTGGAAGAGCGGCCCCACTGGACCGCGATCCTGCTGCGGGACCACCGCAACGACAAGGTACGGCGCGCCATGGAATCTTGGATGTTCCACGTTCTGCGTTATTCGAGGCGGGACCAGTTGTCGTTCAACACGGCCATGCGCTCAGTCGGCCTCGTCCCCGACCGCTGGGAGATCGACAACCACGATTCCTTTTTTCATACATGGCCGCACACGCCACAGCGCGAGCGCTTCGCGGGACCCAGAAATCCGCTGACGTCGTTCATGCCGCCGCAGACGCAGTTGGCACAGCTGCGCCACGAACTGGAGAGCACCCAAGCCAAACTGCAGGTTGCTCAAGTCGAGCTGGATGGTTCTCGCCAGGAAGCCAACGGCTTCCTCGACGGCATCACGGCGCGCGCCCGACAACTCGACCAAGTGCAAGCCATGGTCGACAGACAGCGGACTGACGCCGAGCATGCAGCGCAACGGTTCGCCACTTTGCAAGCCGCAACAACCGACCAGATGCGAGCGCTGGAAGAAATGCTGGCCGCCGTGCACGCGAGCACAAGCTGGCGCGTGACCGGGCCACTTCGTCGTATCAAGCGCTGGTTGCGCCGAGTGTGA
- a CDS encoding UDP-glucose dehydrogenase family protein — protein sequence MRICVVGSGYVGLVSGACLAALGHGVTCVDRDVQRIADLEQGKIPFFEPGLQALVAEGRVVRPDGRTPLRFSSNLEEGVAQAELVIIAVGTPMAQDGENADLSQLHASVEASAKAMQPDAVLVIKSTAPIGTGDDIQRRVQEVRPSAHIAVVSNPEFLREGSAIDDFIEPARVVIGSESDKASALVRRLYAPLTAKGIPVVVTSRRTAELIKYAANSFLATKLAFINEIADFCEQVGSDVEEVAVGMGLDPRIGSQYLRAGPGYGGSCLPKDLVALRGTAQAHHAPLRIVETVIALNEQRTEAMVEKIRRAFDGNVDGKTIAILGVAFKPDTDDVRAAPALALAIALCAANATVRLSDPQALHHVLALVPQATCLDDPYECSKGCDAIVIATEWSQYRALDLPRLRRGMRTPVLIDLRNIFCPQAAVAAGFAYTGLGKGNLQGSKRGPVSSEQGVRP from the coding sequence TTGCGCATCTGCGTGGTGGGCAGCGGATACGTCGGTCTCGTCTCCGGTGCCTGCCTGGCCGCGCTGGGCCACGGCGTCACCTGTGTCGACCGAGACGTCCAACGCATCGCGGACCTGGAGCAGGGGAAGATTCCCTTCTTCGAGCCAGGATTGCAGGCACTGGTGGCCGAAGGCCGCGTTGTGCGACCAGACGGCCGCACGCCGCTGCGCTTTTCCAGCAACCTCGAAGAAGGCGTGGCGCAAGCCGAGCTGGTGATCATCGCCGTGGGCACGCCGATGGCGCAGGACGGCGAGAACGCCGACCTCTCCCAACTGCACGCGTCGGTCGAGGCCAGCGCAAAAGCGATGCAGCCCGATGCGGTGCTGGTGATCAAGTCCACCGCGCCGATCGGCACAGGCGACGACATCCAGCGCCGCGTGCAGGAGGTGCGCCCTTCGGCGCACATCGCCGTGGTGTCGAATCCTGAGTTCCTGCGCGAAGGCAGTGCCATTGACGACTTCATCGAACCCGCTCGCGTGGTCATTGGCAGCGAATCGGACAAGGCTTCGGCGCTGGTGCGACGCCTCTACGCACCACTGACGGCGAAAGGCATCCCCGTCGTCGTGACGAGCCGGCGCACGGCGGAGTTGATCAAGTACGCGGCGAATTCGTTTCTCGCCACCAAGCTGGCCTTCATCAACGAAATCGCCGACTTCTGCGAGCAGGTCGGCTCCGACGTGGAGGAGGTTGCGGTGGGGATGGGCCTCGACCCCCGCATCGGGTCGCAATACTTGCGGGCAGGCCCGGGTTACGGCGGCTCCTGCCTGCCGAAAGACCTCGTCGCGCTGCGCGGAACGGCGCAGGCGCACCACGCGCCGCTGCGGATCGTGGAAACGGTCATCGCGTTGAACGAACAACGCACCGAAGCCATGGTCGAGAAGATCCGACGTGCGTTCGATGGCAATGTTGACGGCAAGACGATTGCCATCCTGGGCGTCGCATTCAAGCCGGACACCGATGACGTCAGGGCAGCGCCGGCGTTGGCCCTGGCCATCGCACTGTGCGCTGCCAACGCCACCGTCAGGCTGTCCGACCCGCAGGCGTTGCACCATGTGCTTGCACTGGTGCCCCAAGCGACGTGTCTGGACGATCCCTACGAATGCAGCAAGGGCTGCGATGCCATCGTGATTGCCACGGAGTGGTCGCAATACCGTGCGCTGGACCTTCCCCGCTTGCGCCGCGGAATGCGCACACCGGTGCTCATCGACCTGCGCAACATCTTTTGCCCGCAAGCCGCTGTGGCCGCCGGCTTTGCCTACACCGGGCTGGGGAAAGGGAATCTTCAGGGCAGCAAGCGCGGCCCCGTGAGCTCCGAGCAGGGGGTGCGCCCGTGA